A single region of the Pseudomonas mandelii genome encodes:
- a CDS encoding type II toxin-antitoxin system RelE/ParE family toxin → MDALFIELRMFQKHRDEYLDDDLFRSFQLELLKNPEAGDLIEGTGGLRKIRFCDQRRGKGKRGGLRVIYYGWSGFDQFWLFTVYSKNEQDDLSPSQKNIFRQALDREINTRSHYET, encoded by the coding sequence ATGGATGCTCTTTTCATCGAATTACGTATGTTCCAGAAACATCGAGACGAGTACCTGGATGACGATCTGTTTCGCAGCTTTCAACTGGAGTTGCTGAAGAATCCAGAAGCGGGCGATCTCATTGAGGGCACCGGTGGGCTGCGCAAAATCCGCTTCTGCGATCAACGACGAGGCAAGGGCAAGCGCGGCGGATTGCGGGTGATTTATTACGGGTGGTCAGGCTTCGATCAATTCTGGCTGTTCACCGTGTATAGCAAAAACGAGCAAGACGACCTGTCGCCCTCCCAGAAAAACATTTTCAGACAAGCGCTAGATAGAGAAATCAACACGAGATCCCACTATGAAACGTGA